From a single Camarhynchus parvulus chromosome 6, STF_HiC, whole genome shotgun sequence genomic region:
- the KCNIP2 gene encoding Kv channel-interacting protein 2 isoform X1 has product MRSKGRKESLSDSRDLDGSYDQLTGNPPVQTKKALKQRFLKLLPCCRPKSIPSLSENSVEDEFELSTVCHRPEGLEQLQEQTKFTRKELQVLYRGFKNECPSGIVNEENFKQIYSQFFPQGDSSTYATFLFNAFDTDHDGSVSFEDFVSGLSTILRGTIDDRLNWAFNLYDLNKDGCITKEEMLDIMKSIYDMMGKYTYPAMREEAPREHVENFFQKMDRNKDGVVTIEEFLESCQKDENIMRSMQLFDSVI; this is encoded by the exons GCAACCCGCCAGTCCAAACTAAAAAAGCGCTGAAGCAGCGATTCCTCaaactgctgccctgctgccggCCCAAATCCATCCCCTCGCTCAGTGAAA ACAGTGTTGAGGATGAGTTTGAGCTCTCCACCGTCTGCCACCGCCccgaggggctggagcagctccaggagcagacCAAGTTCACCCGCAAAGAGCTGCAGGTCCTGTACCGAGGCTTCAAGAAT GAGTGCCCAAGTGGCATTGTCAATGAAGAAAACTTCAAGCAGATCTATTCACAGTTCTTCCCTCAAGGAG ACTCCAGCACCTACGCCACCTTCCTCTTCAACGCCTTCGACACCGACCACGACGGCTCCGTCAGCTTTGAG GACTTTGTGTCTGGGCTGTCCACCATCCTGCGGGGCACCATTGATGATCGCCTGAACTGGGCCTTCAACCTCTATGACCTGAACAAAGATGGCTGCATCACCAAAGAG GAAATGCTGGACATCATGAAGTCCATCTATGACATGATGGGCAAATACACCTACCCGGCCATGAGGGAGGAAGCACCCCGGGAGCACGTGGAGAACTTCTTCCAG AAAATGGACCGGAATAAGGATGGTGTGGTGACAATCGAGGAGTTCCTGGAGTCCTGCCAGAAG GATGAGAACATCATGCGATCCATGCAGCTCTTCGACAGCGTGATTTAG